The proteins below come from a single Candidatus Bathyarchaeota archaeon genomic window:
- the hisI gene encoding phosphoribosyl-AMP cyclohydrolase, which yields MTPTGLLEKLDFKKGDGLIPVVVQDANTKAVLMQAYANREAVELTLKTKKATYWSRSRSEIWVKGETSGHTQKVISVSTDCDYDSLLYVVEQTGPACHTGEYSCFFNKLF from the coding sequence ATGACCCCAACTGGGCTCTTAGAGAAACTTGACTTCAAAAAAGGCGACGGACTCATCCCCGTTGTAGTGCAAGACGCAAACACCAAAGCCGTGCTAATGCAAGCATACGCTAACCGCGAAGCCGTAGAACTTACGCTGAAAACCAAGAAAGCCACGTACTGGAGCCGAAGCCGCAGTGAAATCTGGGTAAAAGGCGAAACCAGTGGACACACACAAAAAGTCATCAGCGTCAGCACCGACTGCGATTACGATTCGCTACTGTACGTTGTTGAGCAAACTGGACCAGCCTGCCACACTGGCGAATACAGCTGCTTCTTCAACAAACTCTTCTAA
- the hisB gene encoding imidazoleglycerol-phosphate dehydratase HisB, with amino-acid sequence MRTAQISRKTKETDVQVSVNLDGEGKAQISTNIPFLDHMLTSLATHSLIDMTASVKGDLVHHMVEDIAIGLGEALNKALGTREGIVRFGNAAAPMDCSLAFAAVDLVKRPYFKIDLKLRGRKVEEMPTEDIVHFFESLSTSLQSNVHVYIEYGSNDHHKAEAAIKALALSLRQAVAIDPRRKGVPSSKGAM; translated from the coding sequence ATGAGGACAGCACAAATTAGCCGTAAAACCAAAGAAACCGACGTGCAAGTATCCGTGAACTTAGACGGGGAAGGAAAAGCCCAAATTAGCACCAACATACCCTTCCTTGACCACATGCTCACCTCACTTGCCACACACAGCCTAATCGACATGACCGCATCCGTCAAAGGCGACCTAGTACACCACATGGTAGAAGACATCGCCATCGGCTTAGGCGAAGCCCTAAACAAGGCATTGGGCACACGAGAAGGTATCGTGCGGTTTGGCAACGCAGCCGCCCCAATGGATTGCTCACTTGCGTTTGCAGCCGTGGATTTAGTTAAGCGTCCCTACTTCAAAATCGACCTCAAACTAAGAGGACGAAAAGTAGAGGAAATGCCAACCGAAGACATCGTGCACTTCTTTGAATCCCTATCAACCAGTTTACAATCCAATGTGCACGTTTACATAGAATACGGCAGCAATGATCACCACAAAGCAGAAGCTGCAATCAAAGCCCTCGCGCTATCGCTAAGACAAGCGGTAGCCATAGACCCACGGCGTAAAGGTGTTCCAAGTAGTAAAGGTGCAATGTAG
- the hisA gene encoding 1-(5-phosphoribosyl)-5-[(5-phosphoribosylamino)methylideneamino]imidazole-4-carboxamide isomerase: MQLIPAIDLMSGNIVRLTRGAAETAKNYTSQFGTPLQAAQRWQSEGAGKLHIIDLDAAFGIGDNRGVIAEIAKNVALPIQVGGGIRSVETATKVLQAGVKQVILGALAFTNPDAIIQIQEKFGNDSVIVALDNKDGQIMVEGWQTKTAMNVDLALEKYTTMGVSTFLITSIAQDGMLTGPDLQTLSSAAMYPNAKIIAAGGIDTIGDLEALREIGCEGAVIGKALYEGRFTLKEAIQKLGA, translated from the coding sequence ATGCAGTTGATACCAGCTATAGATTTGATGAGCGGCAACATTGTACGGTTAACCCGCGGAGCAGCTGAAACCGCCAAAAACTACACCAGCCAATTTGGAACACCCCTGCAAGCTGCCCAGCGTTGGCAGTCTGAGGGCGCAGGCAAACTGCACATTATCGATTTGGATGCAGCATTTGGCATCGGCGACAACCGAGGCGTTATTGCTGAGATTGCCAAAAATGTTGCTTTACCCATTCAAGTCGGCGGCGGAATTCGCAGCGTTGAAACCGCAACTAAAGTGTTGCAAGCTGGCGTTAAGCAGGTGATACTGGGCGCTTTAGCATTCACTAACCCCGATGCCATCATTCAGATTCAGGAGAAATTCGGCAATGACTCCGTGATTGTGGCTTTAGATAATAAGGATGGTCAAATCATGGTTGAGGGCTGGCAAACCAAAACCGCCATGAACGTTGACTTGGCATTAGAAAAATACACCACGATGGGTGTGAGCACTTTCTTGATAACCAGCATCGCCCAAGACGGCATGCTCACAGGTCCCGACCTGCAAACCCTCAGCTCAGCCGCCATGTACCCAAACGCAAAAATCATCGCGGCAGGCGGCATCGACACCATCGGCGATTTAGAAGCGCTACGCGAAATCGGTTGTGAGGGCGCAGTTATTGGTAAAGCTCTATATGAGGGAAGATTCACGCTAAAAGAAGCAATACAAAAACTAGGAGCCTAA
- the amrS gene encoding AmmeMemoRadiSam system radical SAM enzyme yields the protein MSLHEAMLYEKQAQNKVKCNLCARRCLISDGARGFCMVRKNQEGTLYTLNYGKAVSIGVDPIGKKPLSHFNPGASVLSFAAAGCNFRCQFCDNWMISQNHEVDGRAFTPEQIVKAAQDSKCQGISYTYTEPTIFMEYAYDTAKLAHEAGLFNTFVTNGYMTPEAVKTIAPYLDAATVDFKGGGDPEFYRSQSAVPHVEAIYEALKEFKLNGIHLEITNLVVPKIGDDMNRITKLSEWIRDNLGRDTPFHLLRFHPEYKMTGLQATPVEDMEQAYLTAKETGLNYVYLGNVAGHPAENTYCPNCGTAVIKRFSFDITEWNLTDNMNCTVCGRHLPIKGKMHPSGITFPSSIF from the coding sequence ATGTCGCTTCATGAAGCAATGCTCTACGAAAAACAAGCCCAAAACAAAGTCAAATGCAACCTGTGCGCACGACGCTGCCTAATCAGTGATGGTGCAAGGGGGTTTTGTATGGTTCGCAAAAACCAAGAAGGCACACTCTACACACTCAATTACGGCAAAGCCGTTTCCATCGGTGTTGACCCCATCGGCAAAAAACCGCTCTCACACTTTAACCCTGGTGCTTCGGTACTCTCGTTTGCGGCTGCTGGCTGCAACTTTCGCTGTCAATTCTGTGATAATTGGATGATTAGCCAAAATCATGAGGTTGATGGGCGAGCTTTCACGCCAGAGCAAATTGTGAAGGCTGCACAAGACAGCAAATGTCAAGGAATCAGCTACACCTACACTGAACCCACAATCTTCATGGAATACGCCTACGACACCGCCAAACTCGCGCATGAAGCAGGCTTGTTTAACACGTTTGTAACCAACGGGTACATGACACCTGAAGCCGTAAAGACCATTGCGCCTTATTTGGATGCGGCAACTGTGGATTTTAAAGGTGGTGGAGACCCTGAATTTTACAGGTCTCAATCTGCGGTGCCTCACGTTGAAGCGATTTATGAGGCGCTAAAAGAGTTCAAACTAAACGGTATCCACCTTGAAATCACAAATTTGGTTGTGCCTAAAATCGGCGATGACATGAACAGGATTACTAAGTTGTCTGAGTGGATACGTGACAATTTGGGCAGGGACACGCCGTTTCATCTTTTGCGTTTTCATCCTGAGTATAAAATGACTGGTTTGCAGGCTACTCCCGTTGAGGATATGGAGCAAGCATATTTGACTGCTAAGGAGACTGGGCTAAATTATGTTTATCTTGGTAACGTTGCGGGGCATCCTGCAGAGAACACGTATTGCCCGAACTGTGGCACGGCAGTGATTAAACGCTTCAGCTTTGACATAACCGAATGGAACCTAACCGATAACATGAATTGTACCGTCTGCGGACGCCATCTCCCAATAAAAGGCAAAATGCACCCCTCAGGCATAACTTTTCCATCCTCAATTTTTTAA
- the hisH gene encoding imidazole glycerol phosphate synthase subunit HisH, which translates to MAKAVIFDYGVGNLLSLKTALEKAGLTATIGTTADDLKDADALALPGVGSFTAASSKLDAVKEVLQQKVADGTPLLGICLGLQLFFDSSEEGPGEGLGFFGGTNVSLKGKVKVPHMGWNTLDIVKPNELFNGIENGSYVYFVHSLYPEPTDKSIICTKTEYEQTFTSAVAKGSVYGTQFHPEKSGEIGLAILRNFAKIVVR; encoded by the coding sequence GTGGCAAAAGCAGTAATCTTCGACTACGGCGTAGGCAACCTGCTCAGCCTCAAAACCGCTCTTGAAAAAGCAGGCTTAACCGCCACCATCGGCACAACAGCCGACGACCTCAAAGACGCAGACGCCCTTGCACTCCCAGGCGTAGGAAGCTTCACTGCGGCATCCTCAAAACTGGACGCCGTCAAAGAGGTTTTGCAGCAGAAAGTAGCAGATGGCACGCCCCTTTTAGGGATTTGCTTAGGCCTGCAGCTCTTTTTTGATTCCAGCGAGGAAGGTCCAGGCGAAGGCTTAGGCTTTTTTGGCGGCACAAATGTTTCCTTAAAGGGAAAGGTGAAAGTGCCTCATATGGGCTGGAACACGCTAGACATTGTCAAGCCAAACGAGCTCTTCAACGGCATCGAGAACGGCAGCTACGTCTACTTTGTGCACTCTCTCTATCCAGAGCCAACTGACAAATCCATAATCTGCACCAAAACCGAATATGAACAAACTTTCACATCCGCTGTAGCTAAAGGCAGCGTTTATGGTACACAATTTCACCCAGAAAAATCAGGCGAAATCGGATTAGCAATCCTACGTAACTTCGCCAAAATAGTCGTGAGGTAA
- the hisC gene encoding histidinol-phosphate transaminase yields the protein MSSYQNWLQQKKQKLAAIDCYSAGATPETVAKNLGVSTDEIVKLNFNESFFVDRKEQAKLVRELADEFDLRMYPEDEIPKFFKKLSGYIGAPENCLIVGNGSDELIDRIVRLFIEEGEVAVSFSPTFSIPRLCIKRQKGDYIAVPLLDNLQLNVAGLKAQFNEKTRLLYICSPNNPTSTQFKPEDIAELAKAFPGIVILDEAYGEFADYSFVHRISEFPNMVILRTFSKAFGLAALRLGYAVANPELAKLISEKSPLPYPVSGFTLRMGGKMLDNVALMTTAAAELIAERGKLIKALNQINGVVAFDSQADFLLVNTSKPADEVYEKLMAKGIMLKKWGSPILRYENCFRVTVGLPEMNRKLIEALKQIQSD from the coding sequence ATGAGCTCATATCAAAACTGGTTACAGCAAAAAAAGCAAAAACTCGCAGCAATAGACTGTTACTCAGCGGGAGCCACGCCTGAAACAGTCGCCAAAAACCTTGGCGTCTCAACAGATGAAATCGTCAAGCTCAACTTTAACGAGAGCTTCTTTGTTGACCGCAAAGAACAGGCAAAACTGGTGCGAGAACTCGCCGACGAGTTTGACCTGCGCATGTACCCCGAAGATGAAATCCCCAAATTCTTCAAAAAACTCTCAGGCTACATCGGTGCACCCGAAAACTGCCTCATAGTGGGCAACGGCAGCGACGAACTCATTGACCGCATAGTGCGGCTCTTCATTGAGGAAGGTGAAGTTGCGGTTTCTTTCTCTCCAACTTTCAGTATTCCACGTTTGTGCATCAAGCGGCAGAAGGGCGACTACATCGCGGTACCTTTACTTGATAATTTGCAGCTTAATGTGGCAGGACTAAAAGCACAATTCAACGAAAAAACAAGGCTTCTCTATATCTGTTCACCAAACAACCCAACCTCGACCCAATTCAAACCCGAAGACATCGCGGAATTAGCCAAAGCCTTCCCAGGTATTGTCATTTTGGATGAGGCGTATGGTGAGTTTGCGGATTACTCGTTTGTGCACCGAATCAGTGAGTTTCCTAACATGGTGATTTTGCGCACGTTCTCCAAAGCGTTTGGGCTCGCCGCGCTCAGGTTGGGTTATGCGGTTGCAAACCCTGAGTTAGCTAAACTTATCTCAGAAAAATCCCCCTTACCCTACCCGGTTAGTGGGTTTACGTTGCGTATGGGGGGCAAAATGCTTGACAACGTGGCTTTAATGACGACCGCCGCTGCAGAACTCATTGCAGAGCGGGGAAAGCTCATTAAAGCATTAAACCAAATAAACGGTGTAGTAGCCTTCGATTCGCAAGCCGACTTTCTGCTGGTGAACACTTCCAAGCCAGCTGATGAAGTTTACGAGAAACTGATGGCGAAAGGAATTATGCTCAAGAAATGGGGCAGCCCAATCCTGCGCTACGAAAACTGTTTCCGCGTAACCGTTGGCTTGCCTGAAATGAACCGCAAACTAATCGAGGCATTAAAACAAATTCAAAGTGACTAG
- the hisF gene encoding imidazole glycerol phosphate synthase subunit HisF codes for MPLAKRIVPCLDVDHGKVVKCINFLNPKCAGDPVEMAKRYSDDGADELVFLDITASSEKRDIMRKYVEGVAKAISIPFTVGGGIRSVADARSVLCSGADKVSVNTAAVENPKLITELADVFGRQCVVCAIDAKRNRTPSEGKIMVDTAEGKLWFEVVTYGGRKPTGIDALAWAMQAERLGAGEFLVTSMDKDGTKDGYDIELTREISERTNVPVIASGGAGEPKHLLDVFTDGKADAALAASIFHYNSYPVPIVKDYLRKAGVNIRT; via the coding sequence ATGCCATTAGCAAAACGTATAGTACCCTGTCTTGATGTTGACCACGGCAAAGTCGTCAAATGCATAAACTTTCTCAATCCTAAATGTGCAGGCGACCCAGTTGAGATGGCAAAACGCTACAGCGACGACGGCGCAGACGAACTTGTTTTTCTCGATATCACTGCTTCAAGTGAGAAACGCGATATCATGCGCAAGTACGTAGAAGGTGTCGCTAAAGCAATTAGCATCCCCTTCACTGTAGGCGGAGGAATCCGAAGCGTAGCCGACGCCCGCTCAGTGTTATGCAGTGGTGCAGACAAAGTCTCAGTAAACACGGCAGCAGTAGAAAACCCAAAGCTCATAACTGAACTTGCCGACGTTTTCGGACGCCAATGCGTTGTCTGCGCTATTGATGCTAAACGTAACCGCACCCCATCTGAGGGTAAAATTATGGTGGACACGGCTGAGGGTAAGTTGTGGTTTGAAGTTGTCACTTATGGGGGCAGAAAACCCACTGGTATTGACGCTTTGGCGTGGGCTATGCAGGCTGAACGGCTGGGTGCAGGTGAATTCCTCGTTACCTCGATGGATAAGGACGGCACAAAAGATGGCTACGACATCGAATTAACAAGGGAAATCAGTGAACGCACCAACGTTCCAGTCATTGCAAGCGGTGGAGCTGGAGAACCAAAGCACCTCTTAGATGTGTTCACTGATGGCAAGGCTGATGCGGCGTTGGCAGCTTCAATTTTTCACTATAATAGTTATCCTGTTCCAATTGTGAAGGATTATTTGCGTAAGGCGGGGGTGAATATTAGAACATGA